gagccccctttatataggctttacaaaccCTTTTTCAACTCAGATTCGGACTCTGGGACGCGCCTGTCCGGACGTTTCTCTTGACCGTCTGGATAGTCAGGTTGTAgcatttttcgttagctttccaatgacaccaatttcatcccaatccgatatttgagcaaaaagttatgattaaaatactagaggttgtccggacggcttgaccgagcgtccagacggtcaactgcaaccgcctttccaaaatagtgttaaaagcttccataacaaggccgcgtcctgACAGTGTTTCCTTAGCATCCGGActgttgcacttctgctgcacaacttgccttacCAAGgttagcgtccggacgggaacaccacatcgtccagacgatttgcagctgtcttcccatatctgtgtctaagacagaaaccctattacttgtcgaactctaaatggcatccggacggtattgcaacgtcgtccggacggatacactTGAatactggattcttctcgaactcttaatagcgtctggacgatttGTCATTACGTCCAGACAGATTCAATCTTGAACAAttcaaagtttctagacactgatgggagtccagacggatgttgctaactgatgagcgtccagatgggaacaccacatcgtccggacggttacttgggatccgacttctctgagttggaatctgcacagaatctttcttgaacactgaaatagccttcatgaagcttgtgacacttgcaatttgtcataatacggctctttccacatcagagaaataaactctgaatagctAAAGACTCTTAAATATATGGCAttcctgtgaaagcagcaacattatataatagtgattttgtcaacagaatgcaaccaataaaaaactaacacttctcatattattcatcattggtGTATGCACGGTAACAAAAGATCACaacaattggtattagagccaggTTTGAGAACCAAGTTCTTCGATTGCTGGGGTTGGCACATCTTTTGTGAAATTCGATGTGATGAAGTTCGATGGAACGGGCAATTTCGGGTTATGGCAAAGGCGTGTCAAGGATTTGTTGGTGCAACAAGGTATGGTAAAAGGCGTTATATGGGACAAAACTAGATGATATGGCAGACATAGATTGGAAAGAGCTCGAGGCAAAGGCGGTGGCTACGATTCAGCTTTGTCTAGGAGATGACGTGATGTCTCATGTCATGGACGAAGAATCTCTGGCGACAGTTTGGTTGAAACTAGAAAGCCTATACATGCCCAAGTCGTTGACTAACAAGCTCTATCTAAAGCAGCGGTTGTACGGGCTGAAGACGGTGGAAGGCTCGGACTTGAGCCAACACATCAATGTGTTCAATCAAATAATCGGTGATTTGAAGAGGCTTGATGTGAAGTTCGAAGATGAAAAagtaaagatgacttctaattaattgtgtgtgtgtgtgtgtgtgtgaatagtgtgcaacaaaatattaaatgtggaatttaaaggagacaaatattttgttaacgaagtgaaaactcaattaaaagaaaaaccacttcgggccagccaaacccagaatatgcactattcagaagacaaagctagttacaaagcaataacACTGACATACCCTGAtgtagtggttgtaccttgaactctgacgtataacccaacacgaacgccttccaactaggtctcctacctgaaggggtcttcaatggaatcctttatcttagggctcctcctaaaatatactttaCAGCTAATCAAATCAGACACTGGCAACAActaaagagctagcagatcttcaatatctccctaaacaccctctctaagctatagagaattcaataccaaattctgtaaataatacatgcctagaggcctctatttataggctacagaagacctaaatcaactctgattcggttttctctaggcggtgtCTATACGCAAGCTGAGGCCGTCAGGACGGTGAACtttgcaaccggctttccataaagcgctgattttctttcctgaataaggtcacgtccggacggtgttgccctagcgtctgaacggttgcacttctgctgcactcaattttcataataaggcccggcgtccggacggtgttgccctgacgtccagacgattgcaAATCTTCTCCActtcttgccttatcaaggatagtgtccggacggtgtagacctgatGTCCAGACGAttacagctgtcttcccatatctatgtttgcgaaggaaatcattttacttgtcgaacactgactggcgtccggaccgtattgccacgtcgtccgaatggatgcacTTGAGCGCAGAATTCTTCAGAAACTCTGAAaagcgtccggacatgttgccatgacgtccggacgtatgcaaacttgaactgttcaaagcttcttgacactgatgggcgtccgaacgatattgccacatcgtccggatggatgttgctgactgaagagcgtccggactcTAGAcaaggccatccggacggaatcttgggatccgacttctctgagttgaaatttgcacaaaatcttcctgaaacttctgaaatagccttcttcatacttgtgacactgaacttgtcataataaggctccttccatcttagagaaataaactctataTAATTTGAAGATTCTtgaatatacggcatccctgtggaaacaacaacattacatgatagtgattttgtcaacaaaatgcagccaatcaaaaactaatgaAAGACGAAGACAAGGCGTTGATGATGTTGAATTCACTCCCAACTTCTACCATGTATGAAAATTTGGTTACAACTCCGACATGGGGGAAAGAGTCCTTGGATTAGAGGACGTTACCGGAGCCCTACTGGCGTTTCATCAAAGGAATAAAGTTAGTGATGAAAGTTCTCAAGGAGAAGGGCTAATTGTGAAGGGTAACCAAGAACGTGGAAGAAGCAACAACAAAGGGGGTTCGAATGCAAGGAATTCTTGGTCAAAGTCGAGGAAGAGGAAGGATGTCAATTGCTACAAGTGCAGGAAGAAAGGGCACATGAAGCAGGATTGTCCAgacctgaaaaataaaaagaaggacGACAATAAAGAAGGTTCCTCAAGGTCTGCAAACGTAGTAGAGGAAGATTCAGACGCTGTTGATGGTGATATGCTCTCTATTGCACAAACTTCATAGCATCCTATGGATTCTTGGCTTCTAGACTCAGCATGTTTGTTTCATGTGACGTCCAACAGAGATTGGTTTGACACCTACAGGTCAGTTAATTATGGTATAGTTACTATGGGTAATGGTGCACATTGTAAAATTACTGGCATAGGAAATATCAGAATTAAAATGTTTGATGGTGTGGTTAGAACGTTGTGTGATGTTAGGCATGTACCAGATGTAGAGAATAATCTAATTTCATTGGGTACTTTAGACTCTAGCTGGTTTAGTTATAAGTCTGAAGGCGGGATAATGAAAGTGGTTAAGGGTGCGATGGTAGTGATGAAGGGAGAAAAGAATTCGAAGAATATCTATAAACTGTTAGGTAATACAGTTGTAGGCGGAGCAGCTTCTGTGGAGTCTGAGTCTAATAATATTGTCTTGTGGCATATGCGTTTGGGTCATATGGGTGAGCGAGACATGTTAGAACTTCATAGGAGAAATCTATTGAAGGGTGTTAAAACATGTAAACTTGAATTTTGTAAGTTTTATGTTATGGGAAAACAGAGCAGGGTGCAATTCAAGTCAGCCACACACAAGACAGAGGGTGTTTTAGACTACATCCATTATGACGTTTGGGGGCTAGTAATGACAGCTTCACGAGGAGGACAGGTATATTTTCTGatgtttattgatgatttttctagaAAGGTTTGGGTGTACTTTATGTGGCACAAGTCAGAGACATTTGCCAAGTTCAAATTGTGGAAAGTTGAAGTGGACAACCAGACCGGGAGAAAGATCAAGTGCCTTAGGTCAGACAATGGAACTGACATGAATGATCAGTTCAAAGACTTCTATGAGTAGCATGAGATAAGGAGACACTTCACAGTACGCATGACATCGCAGCAAAACGGTGTGGCAGAAAGGATGAACAAGTCGATTAAGGTGAGAGCACGATGTCTCAGGTTGAATGCTGGACTTGCAAAGATTTTCTGGGTTGATGCAGTGAGTATGGCTTGCTACTTGATAAACAGATCACCGAGGGTAACACTAGGAGGCAAGGTTGTAGAGGAGGTGTAGACAGGTAATGAGGTAGATTACTCTGGATTGAGAGTGTTTGGTTGTCCAGCATATGTACACGTACCTAGTGAAGAGAGATTGAAACTTGACCCGAAGTCTAGACAGTGTACCTTTCTCGATTATGAGAAAGGGGTGAAAGGTTACAAGTTTTGGGATTCGAAGGCAAACAAGGGTGGTGATCAGCAAAGACGTGGTAATTGATGAAAATTCCATGTTAAAGAGTACTCAGGGAGAAGAGAAGCAGATGCCAAAAAGCGGTAGCAATGATAAGCTGGTGGTGTAGGTGGAGCTAGAGACTTCTGTGCAGGAGAACACTTCTCAGGGTACAAAGCCCTCTACTTCAGGCGCTGAGGAGCAGTACACTATAGCCACAAACAGACCCAAGCACACTATCAGGCCACTGATCAGGTATGGTTTCAAAGACATGGCCTCTTATGCTCTTGTTATTAGCAGCGGAGATCCTACTACATTTCAAGAGGTTGTCAATAGCCAGGAGAAAAGTGGATGGCTGGGTGCTATGGTGGAAGAGATGGAGTCCTTGCACAAGAATTAGACATGGGATTTGATGGAGCTTCcagagaggaagagggagatagggtgcaagtgggtgttcaagaaaaggaaagcagtatcaaaaaaaagggggagaaaagtTCAAGGCTCGCCTAGTAGCGAAGGGCTACTCATAGCAGAAAGGGGTTGACTACGAGGAAATATTTTCCCCAGTGGTCAGGCATACTTCCATCATAGCAGTTTTGGCGTTGGTAGCACATTTTGACATGGCATTGGAGCAGCCAAAAGGGTTCAGTAAACCTGGACAGGTGCACTTAGTCTGTAAACTGAAAAAATCACTTTATGGGATGAAGCAGTCTCCAAGGTAGTGGTACAAGAGGTTTGACTCTTACATGATCAAGATTGGCTACAACAAATGTAAGTATGACTGTTGTGTGTATGTGAGGAGCCTTGATGATGGctcatatatttttctattactgTACGTGGATGATCTACTTATCACAGTTAGAAGTATGAAAGAAGTCAACAAGCTGAAGGCCTTTTTGAGCAAAGGATTCAACATGAAGGATTTGGGCGCAGCCAAGAAGATTCTTGAGATGGAGATTTGCAGGGATAGGAATGCCAAGAAATTGTGGCTATCCCAGGCCGGATATGTGAAAGAAGGTGGGCAAATCATTTTCGTTTGTGTTCCTCACAGTGTCAATGACAGTTGAAGAAACTGAAGACATGTCCAAGGTCCCATATGTCAGTGCAATGGGGTGTCTGATGTATGCGATGATATGTACCAGGCAAGACTTAGCTCAAGCAGTCAATGTGGTGAGCAAATTCATGGCAAATCCAGCGAGATGGCATTGGGATGCAgtcaagtggattttcaagtaCCTGAGGGGTACTACAGACTATGGCATCACTTTTGTCGGATTGAAGAGTGATGTGTCAGTTGTGGGGTATGTAGATGCAGACTATGCAAGGGATTTGGATGATAAAAGGTCGACCATAGGGTATGTGTTTACTCTTGCAGGATGACTTATTTGTTGGAGATCCATGATCCAGTCTACTATTGCGATGTCCACGACTGAGGCGGAGTACATGGCGGCGGCTGAGGCTTCTAAGGAAGCTTTGTGGCTCAGAGGGTTAGTCAAGGAGTTGTGTATTTAGCAAGGTGGAGTTCAGCTACACTGTGACAGCCAGAGTGCCATTTATTTGGCAATGAACCAGGTGTATCATACGAGAACCAAGCATATTGATGTGAGGTTTCACAAGATCAGAGAAATGGTTTCTACAGGTGATTTGTTACTTGAGAAGATCCACAATTCTGAGAATGCAGCAGACATGTTGACAAAGCTCATTACCGCAAACAAGTTCAAGCATTACTTGGACTTGATAAATGTCTCCAATTCTAGAAAGGAGATGAGAGGAGGCGGCATCCCCAACTTACCAGTTCCAGGTGGAGGTACAATACTTGTTTATTTTCAAGGTGGCGAATATTCGCACAAGGTGGAAATTGTTGGGACAAATGGCTCATATTCGCAGgtgaccatccggacggctcagaGGAGCGTCCGGACATCCTCCAGTGTTCAGTGAAGTGTCCGAACGAGTCAGCAGACAGCAACCACAGTGAGTTCATGTTCGCTTAGGTGTCCAGACAGTTCAGCGGACACCTAGACCCGAGAGCACCTATTCAATGTGGCGTTCAGACAGCAATGCGATGGCTACAAATGAGGAATACCTAATGTAGCCGTCCAGATGCTAGTTTGTTGTCGTCCAGACACGCGTCTGGAGAAACGCGAATTAGTGCCTGGGGAACTAGGGTTTTTTTAAGGGCTGCAGGgattactatatatatgttgtattgTAACCCAGAACAGACAGATTATTGAATATAGCCGCACCCACTCCTGTGGACGTAGGCAAATTGCCGAACCAAGTAAATACTGtgtatttctctctcttttatctctttttcttctcatattattcatcattggtGTGTGCACGGTAACAACAGAGCGCAACATTATCCTTATTAAAAGCAACAAACAAGTCATCTGAACTCAGGCAGGTAACACACAGTAATAATTCAGAATTCGCCTTAGTAAAACGACTGTTAAGTTCTTGGAGTTACTGATGCAATCgaataaatcaaataataaaaagaaacaaaagaaaagggaaaaaggcTACTTCGAGAAAGCCGTGATCTCCAATTGCTACTTCAAAGGAGCCGTGATCTTCAATTGCTACTTCAAGGGAGCCGTGACCTCCAAAGATACCAACAAAGgttctaggttttcataatattcaacaTGCTTCTTTATtgattagggttacacttatatagaagacggctaggtcataagacataatcATTAGGTCTAGCCATTATTACATTATGCAAGAAAATAACTAGAaaggaaataaactaatggaaattacattccttattagctaaaacacttagGAAAGTAATATATAgagattatactccttattcacTGCTGTCTTCGGGATTCGGTACTGCCACGTGTGCTACCATGTTAGCCCTAAAATTCTGAACTTATCATCCCTCTCCCCTAACATCTTCCTTGTCCCCGAGGAAGAACTctggttttgtaaaaattactCCATGCTCTTCCAACCCttgcttcctctcttcttctttcttcttcacaatctgCTGCAGCACCCCCTTGACATTTTCAACCCCTTCTGGATAGAGAGATAGGAACTCTTTTGGCCTGTCGGACCCATTCTTCAGCTTCTTTGGTTTCGGCTCAAGCTGGTTGCTAAGTAGAACCCTGTTGTTGATGCCAAACTGCACTAGACTAGCTGCTACAAGAATTCCAGCAACTCCTTCCTTGACAACACGACCATCCGGGCTTGAAATATCCCCAAAAAAATCAGGCGGCATCGTGACGTCCTCGGTAGCCTTGACATTGATTATATGGGGTATAAAATCCGTATCAACAAAACCTGTGTTTGACTCTCCCGTTATGGGCAAGGATTGGCTTGTCGGAGAGGTGTGTGGTGGAGAAAagatttcaattcttttcctgATCTCCTCCATCTGTTTGCTCGATTCCTCTTTCCACGCGAGGAATTCTGACCGCAGCTTTTCCCACGTTGCTCATTCTTCTTCATTCCGAAAAAATCGAGAAGACATGGTGATGGTGTGGATCGGAGATTGTTGAAGAAAATCTCGCTTTGATAGCAAttcaaataaatcaaataataaaaagaaacaaaagaaaatagataaaagcTACTTTGAGAGAgtcgtgatctccaatggctacttcgagggagccgtgacctccaaagataccaacaaaggttctaggttttcataatattcagcatgcttctttattgattagggttacacttatatagaagaaggctaggtcataagacataaccattaggtctagccgtcattacattatgcaagaaaataactagaaaggaaataaactaatggaaaatacattccttattagctaaaacacttaggaaaataatatatggagattatactccttattcacTACTGTCTTAGGGATTCGATATTGCCACGTAAGCCCTAAAATTCTGAACGTATCAATTACATGTCTATAACAGTATAATAAAGCTCCACACGATAATGATGCGAATTTTTCATGCTTTGAGCTTTGCGCCGTGATCGAGGTTGGTACATATCATCCATATTGGGGACAACAATGTTTTTTTTGGCACAAAACACAGAAACTTCTTCAAATAAAGAGTTCCACCCTTCTTCTTTCATAGCCTGTAAATGCTGCTTTGAAACTTCAACCAATTTCATACTGAATTAGTATATTTGCTTCTACTCTTAGTTCAGAATATAAACCATCTTCCACGATATCTTCAACCACCTCGATGATAGAAGAAAACATAAGAATAAGATTAATAATTTCACCATAATGAGAACTTCAACGCGTATCACCAAGTCTTTTtagattcatttttttattcaagCCACGACCAgtagaaatttcattattttgcaGTGCTTCCACAACTTCAGCAATTCGTTTTTCACAAAGTGTGTCACAACGTTTGCATGTGCTCCAACAACATTAAAAACACTATTAACCAAGctaaaaaaagttgcaatttggATGTGATTTTTAGCAACAACAACTAAAGTCAGTGGAAGCTGATGTGCAAAGCAATGATCATAATAGGCAGatgatttttcattcaaaataagtGTTTTAAGTCCATTCAACTCACCTCGCATATTACTAGTTCCATCGTATCAATATCCTCGCAATATGCTAATACTTAAATGATGCTTGTTAAGTACTGACTCAATTGTCCTCTTCAATACTACAGCTATGGTATTGCTAACATGTGTAATGCCTACAAAAAATTCAATCACATGGCCCCGCTTATATACATATCGCAAAACAATTGCCAATTGTTCTTTAACAAATATATCACGAGATTCATCAACTAGGATAGCAAATGACGAGTCTCCAAGATCTTTAAGAATAGCATCTAGAGTTTCACTTGCTACAGCATTtgctatttctttttgaatgtcCGGTGTGGTCATTTGATGATTTTCAGGAACATTTTCTAAGACTACCTTGTCAATTTCTTCAATATGTTTCGCAAGAAATTGCAACAATTCACGAAAATTTTCCTGATTACTTGAGTTTTTAGATTCATCATGGCCACAGAATGCTAATCCATGTTGTTGTAAAAAGCAAATACAATCAACTGATGCATTCAAACGAGTTCTATATTCCCTTTTCCGTTGATCTGATTGCTTGTCAAAAAATGTTATGATGCTTTGTTTCTGATTTAACAAAGTTTCACATCTACGTCGAGCTATGAGCCCCCACATGACTCTATaacttatctttctttttccaatttgtAAACCCTTCAGTAACAAACGAGTTTCCTCCTACTTGATTTTTAGTTTTCGGTCTGAAGAGATAACAAAACAAGCAATACGCAAcatcttttaaaatattatattccaACCAGTCAGAATATTTTTTGAACCATGTTGGATTAAAACGACGCCATGTTTTTCCAAATTGTGTTTGTGAAAAATTATGGTCAAATGGTTGACAAGGtcttttttgtagatatgctcTTTGAATTTTGTCTCTATCACTAGGATGGTAATCATAAATTTTTTCCCTTAAGCAATGATCGATTGGTAGATTTGCTAAATCTACCTCAATATGAActcgtttagaatttgattgtagctcaattaaattattgttctccataatctcaggcaactacaattatatactttatacaattaatatatgaaacaaaaactatatatattcataaacaattaaatataaaaacaattacattaaaaaaaaaaaaagaaaaaaaaaaagcaatctaaatataaaagaacaataaattgaaaagaacaattcaaaaataaaagctTAAATCTTAATCAAAATGAAAGTTTATTACATACTAGTAGGATGATACTGAAAGGCTGGATTttgtttagaaattaatttgatCAGTTGAAATTTGAAGGTTTATTTGAATGGTTGAATGCTTTGAGTTGGAAGAAATACCTAAGAACAAATCGTACATAGCAAATTCTTCTACTTCTCTGATCTCAGACTTTAGTGATTTGTAAAATAACACTCGAATCTGAAAGgaataggaaaacaaaaaaaaaaaataacacttgtGTTAAGTTGAACCCAAAGCTCGAAGCCTCGAAGTCTAAAAAATTCTGACTAAGATTTGACATTATGATTGAATGACACACGCACACGGCTCTAAACTCACTCAAGTCAAGATAACCCGAGATGACACACTATCACACACGCACACTGACTGAGATTTTTTTTCCAAGCCACAAGATATCATGTACGGCAGCTGGCATGCATGTTCCTTGTAGGCTATAGCTATAGAGTTGTAGGCTCGGTTTGAACTTTGGCAAGCAACTTTCATTAAACTCATTTGGCTTTTTTCACATCAAGCCACGACTTGTCAAGACTCAAGTTAGTCAAAACTCAAGACTAACTTTATAGGTTGATAACATGCAGGGCAACAGGTGTCGTGTGGCAGCTAGCTGGGCACTAGGCTGAACCTAGGCTAAGGCCACTTATTTCTTCATTCTTCTCTTGGTCTAACATGTGCCAACTCTCATCTGGACTCAAGTCATCCAACTTTTAAACAGTGCGttttggagaaagaaaaaaaaaaatagttgccATGTCTTCCACCTTCGTCCCTTCTTCAACCTCTGAACTCTTGAActctgtaattttattttttttttgacctagTAGAAATGAGAAACTTCTATGACAGacagaagggaaaaaaaaaaaaaaaaaaaaaaaaaaaaaaaaaaagaaaaagaaaaaaacaaccaCGACAAAGGGTAGGTGGGGGGGCATTCCAAGggtataagaaaaaaattggctacatctttccttcaTAATATGATTTGAgtgtaatgctctatatatagAGCTTTACAgatgtttgaataatttcaaaggttaaatacttttttgccCCTTGTGGTTTAACGACTCTATTTTTTGCCCATGTACTTCATTTTGTATCGTAGATGGAACCTCATTTATGGCtaaagatggagatggtacCTCCATCCAGCTTCCGTACAAAAATAGATGAAAATCCATGTCACAtgccttaaaaaaattgaaacgtatccctatgcataattaaaaaaaaactcaaaaattaaaaattaaaaactttaaaaaataaaaaataaaagaaaaataggggtggctgagccactccatgaccgatctgggggtggccaaaccctaataagagttttttttttttttttttttcattttgggcTACCACCTCCAAgagccatgggggtggttcggccattgCTAGATGGTCCGATCTACGATGGCCGAACCCAACCCCAGGCCAAACAGGGGCAgccgagccacccctaaggctcttgggggtggtttcgaccaacCCCATTTTACTTttaagggtggccgaaccaccccccttGGCAGGTCATGGAGCCACCcctctttagtttcttttttttttttttcaaaaagtttgttttttattttttttaaagtttttattatttttaactttttagtttttttttttaattatacatAGGGACAAGTGTCGATTTTTTAAGGCCTATGATGTGgacttccatcaatttttgGACAGAGGTACCATATCTGTTTTTAGGCATAAATGAGGTACCATATACGATACAAAATGAACCACagtggacaaaaaataaaatagttaaacCACAGGGGGGTCAGACGTATTTAAccataatttcaaatacaaatcaaatcccttaatttcAGATAATTAAATTATGTAAATCCCTTAATTTATGGGATACAAATCAACAATTATCTCAAAGGATTTGTAGCCTTTAACATGCCCCCGCAAGTTGAAAGGTCTGTTATCTAGAACATTGAATGACTACTATGGCCTGAGTTGGAATATCAGTTGCTATGACAGGAACTTTGACTTCGCAACTTTGGCAGGCATCGGTTACTTTGTCCAGAATTTGGACTTCGGCGACTGTTTGGCCAGCATCGACTACTTTGGCAGAAATTTGAACACCGACTTAATTTGGCCAAAAcggggccaactatgggcctaAAATAGGCTATATGGGCCACACATATGccttttctgcttttttttccaaccaattttttttttctttttggtttctttattttccttcttctttttttctttttcttcttctgcctctctctctctctctctctctctctccatcttttTCTCTCCAGATTTACAATGGAAGAGAATGGCATAACCTTTTCCATGTCATACCTCTTGTTTCCACCACTGAAATGCAAAGATCTTTCATAATCAAAGCTTC
The Alnus glutinosa chromosome 14, dhAlnGlut1.1, whole genome shotgun sequence genome window above contains:
- the LOC133856740 gene encoding uncharacterized protein LOC133856740, yielding MWGLIARRRCETLLNQKQSIITFFDKQSDQRKREYRTRLNASVDCICFLQQHGLAFCGHDESKNSSNQENFRELLQFLAKHIEEIDKVVLENVPENHQMTTPDIQKEIANAVASETLDAILKDLGDSSFAILVDESRDIFVKEQLAIVLRYVYKRGHVIEFFVGITHVSNTIAVVLKRTIESVLNKHHLSISILRGY